In the genome of Streptomyces fagopyri, the window GCGGTCGAGTAGATCTTGCGGCCGGCCACCGCGGTGACCTCGGCCTCCAGGTACAGCACGGTGCCCACGGGGACCGGCCGCACGAAGTCGGTCTCCAGCCGGCCGGTGACGGCGACGACACGCAGCAGCCAGTTGAGCGAGCCCAGCGTCTCGTCGAGCGCCGTGGCCAGCACCCCGCCGTGCGCGAGCCCGGGAGCGCCCTGATGGGCGGGCCTCACGGTGAACTCCGCCGTGATCCTGACACCCTCACCGGCACGGGCCGCCAGATGCAGTCCGTGCGGCTGTTCCCCACCGCATCCGAAACACTGTTCGTAGTGCGCGCCGAGCAGCTCGCCGGGGGCGGGCGCGTCGGGGTGCCGCACCGGTACGACGGCGTCGGGGGGAGGCTTCAGACCTGCGGATGTACCACTCACAGCCGCAGACCTTACCCGCGCGTCGGCGGAGTGTACGCACCGTGCCAAGCTTGGCCCCATGCAGCTCTCCGCCTCCCCGTACGAAGAACGCCTCACCGCGCCCCGCAGCTGGTGGGCGGTCTGCTTCCTGGCCGGGGTCGCGCTGGCCCTGGTCTTCCTCCCCTTCGGGACGCTGCCCCTGCTGGGCGGGCTGGTCGGCGGCACCGCGGTCTCGGCCGTCGTGGCCAGTTCGTACGGCTCGGTCCGCATCCGTGTCGTCGGGGACTCGCTGATCGCGGGCGAGGCCAGGATCCCGGTCGCCGCCCTGGGCGACGCCGAGATCCTGGACCAGGAGGAGGCGCGCGCCTGGCGTACGCACAAGGCGGACACCCGCGCGTTCATGCTGCTGCGGTCCTACATCCCCACGGCCCTGCGCGTGCAGGTCACGGACCCCGCCGACCCGACCCCCTACCTGTACCTGTCGACGCGGGAGCCGGAGCGGCTGAGGGCGGCCCTGGAGACGGCGCGGGCGTCCGCCTGACCCCGCGCCCGGGGGTCAGGGCCCCAGCTCCTTGGGGATCTCCCCCATCCGCAGGGGATCGGCCGGCTTCTCCAGGGGCGGCAGCTCGGGCAGCTCGCTCCAGGGCACCTGGTTTCTGCGGAGGTCCTTGCGGATGCGTGCCGCGAGGCGTTTGGTGTCCCGGCGGTTCATGACCGCCCCGACCGCGGCGCCCACCATGAACGGCATCAGGTTCGGCAGGTCGCGGACCGTGCGTTTCATGATCTGCTGGCGCAGTTCGCGCTTCATCTGGCCGCCCAGCGCGGCGTTGAGGGTCGACGGCTTGGTCACGTCGATCCCGCGCTCGGAGGACCACGAGTTCAGGTAGGCGGTGCTGCGCTGGGCGAGGGTGCCCGGCGGTCGCAGGCCGTAGACCTCGTGGAGCTCGGCGATCAGCTTCAGCTCGATCGCGGCGACCCCGGTGATCTCGGCGGCGAGTTCCGTGGGCATCGCGGGCGGTACCGGCAGCATGGCGGCCGCTCCGATTCCGGCGCCCACCGTGGAGGTGGCGTTGGCCGCGCCCGCGACGAGCTTGTCCGCCATCTCCTCGACGGTGAGGCCGGGGAACTGTCCGCGGAGGGTCGCGAGATCCCGTACCGGGACACGGGGCGCGATGTCGATGATCCGGTCGGCGAGGTAGGCCAGGCCGGCCTTGGCCTTGCCGCCGCTCTTGCGGACGCCCTTTCTGAGCCCGTCCCGAACGGCCGCCGCACGGCCGCCGGCGGCGGGCGCGGGGGCGTCCGACCGCACCAGGTCCTCACCCGGTGCGGGGGTGCCGGCCGGTGTCGATCCACCGGCCCGCGTGGAGGCGCCTGTCGGCGCTGTGGCGGGCGCCGGGTCGAGCGAGGCTGATCCTGGTCGGGAAGAGCCCCGCTCGTCGTCACGCACGCCTTCAGGGCCCTGTGACGGCCCTTCGTCCGCTCCCCCGTGGGGGAAGCGGCGCTTCCAAGGAGGGGTCGAGCCAGTCACGGCCGACCCTGCCTCAGTCGCAGTCGCGGCAGATCGGCTGACCGTTCTTCTCGCGGGCCAGCTGGCTGCGGTGGTGCACCAGGAAGCAGCTCATGCAAGTGAACTCGTCCTGCTGCTTGGGCAGTACCCGGACGGCCAGCTCCTCGTTCGAGAGGTCGGCCCCGGGCAGTTCCAGGCCTTCTGCGGCCTCGAACTCGTCTACGTCGACGGACGACGTGGACTTGTCGTTACGGCGAGCCTTCAGTTCTTCAAGGCTGTCCGAGTCGACGTCGTCGTCGGTCTTGCGTGGGGTGTCGTAATCCGTTGCCATGTCGCTCTCCCCCTCTGGGTGTCTGCGGTGTCTCCAGCGCACGTAACGCGTGAGAGGCCGGACTTGTGCCCGACCTGAGGCGGAGATTTTGCCTCACATCAAGGTCTGTTACTCAATCGACACCCAACCGGACTCCTCGAGAGTGATCGGGTTGGATGGCGATGCGGACCGTACACGGTCTGAAGGTCGCACTTCAAAGGCGTCCCACCGTGTACTTCCCGTGATCAAGACCCCCGAAAACCCGGATTTTCCCGGCTTTCCGGCAGCTTGCGCGACCACGGAGAGTAGATGGCCGGAATATCGCCCTTGTGATCGATCACACACGGGCCTCCCGGATGGGCGACCAGAAAATTCCGCGCAAAGCGAACATCCTCGCGTGTGGGGGTCATGGTCTCAGATGGGAAGGGTGACTCGCATCACGAGACCACCTCCCTCGCGCGGCTCCGCGGCGATGTGGCCCCCGTGGGCACGGGCCACCGACCGGGCGATCGACAGGCCGAGGCCCACGCCCTTGTCGCTGCCCGTGCGCTCTGTCCGCAGCCGCCTGAAGGGCTCGAAAAGATTGTCGATCTCGTACGCGGGAACCACCGGTCCCGTGTTCGAGACCAGCAGGACCGCGTGGCCGTGCTGGACCACGGTCGTGACCTCGACCCAGCCGCCCTCCGGCACGTTGTAGCGCACCGCGTTCTGGACGAGGTTCAGCGCGATCCGCTCCAGCAGGACGCCGTTGCCCTGGACGACCGCCGCGGCGCGCTCCCCGCGGATCCTGACCCCCTTGGCCTCGGCCTCGCCGTTCACCTGGTCGACGGCCTGGGAGGCGACCTCGGCCAGGTCCACGGGTTTGCGCTCCACGATCTGGTTGTCGCTGCGGGCGAGCAGCAGCAGGCCCTCGACGAGTTGCTCACTGCGCTCGTTCGTGGCGAGCAGCGTCTTGCCGAGCTGCTGCAGTTCGACCGGCGCGCCGGGGTCGGAGAGGTGGACCTCCAGAAGCGTGCGGTTGATCGCCAGCGGGGTGCGCAGTTCGTGCGAGGCGTTGCCGACGAACCGCTGCTGGGCGGTGAAGGCGCGCTGGAGCCGCTCCAGCATGTCGTCGAAGGTGTCCGCCAGCTCCTTCAGCTCGTCGTCCGGGCCGTCCAGCTCGATCCGCCGGGACAGGTCCGAGCCCGCCACCGCGCGAGCGGTGCGGGTGATCCGGCCGAGCGGCGAGAGCACCCGGCCCGCCATCGCGTAGCCGAAGGCGAAGGCGATGATGGCGAGGCCGAGCAGCGCGAGCAGGGAGCGGCTGAGCAGGTCGTCCAGAGCGTGCTGACGCTGCTGGTTGGCGCACGCGTTCATCGCGGTGTTGAGCTCGCTCGCCGACGGCGCGGACGGGAAGTTGCAGGTGCTGCTTCCGACCTGGCCCGAGATGATCTTGAAAGGGAGCTCGCTGCCCACGTTCAGCGCCTGCGCGGCGAGCAGGTAGATGATCGACAGCAGCATGATGCCGGCGATCAGGAACATGCCGCCGTAGAGCAGCGTGAGCCGTATGCGGATGGTCGGGCGCAGCCAGGGGAACGGTGGTTCCGTCCGCCGGGGGTCCCAGGTGGGCTTCGGAGGCGCCGTGGAGGGCGCGGGCGTCGTGGCCACCGCCGCTCAGATCCGGTACCCGGAGCCGGGCACGGTGACGATGACGGGGGGCTCGCCGAGTTTGCGGCGCAGGGTCATCACGGTCACGCGCACGACGTTGGTGAAGGGGTCCGTGTTCTCGTCCCAGGCCTTCTCCAGGAGCTGCTCGGCGGAGACGACCGCGCCCTCGCTGCGCAGCAGCACCTCGAGGACGGCGAACTCCTTGGGCGCGAGCTGGACCTCCTTGCCGTCGCGGAACACCTCGCGGCGGTTGGGGTCGAGCTTGATCCCGGCGCGCTCCAGGACGGGCGGCAGCGGCACGCTCGTACGGCGGCCGAGGGCACGCACGCGTGCCGTCAGCTCGCTGAAGGCGAAGGGCTTGGGGAGGTAGTCGTCCGCGCCGATCTCCAGGCCCTCGACGCGGTCGCTGACGTCGCCGGAGGCGGTCAGCATCAGGACGCGGGTGGGCATGCCCAG includes:
- a CDS encoding PaaI family thioesterase produces the protein MSGTSAGLKPPPDAVVPVRHPDAPAPGELLGAHYEQCFGCGGEQPHGLHLAARAGEGVRITAEFTVRPAHQGAPGLAHGGVLATALDETLGSLNWLLRVVAVTGRLETDFVRPVPVGTVLYLEAEVTAVAGRKIYSTATGRIGGPEGPLAVRADALFVEVKVDHFIDNGRPEEIRAAMNDPDRNRRVRAFEVNP
- a CDS encoding DUF3093 domain-containing protein: MQLSASPYEERLTAPRSWWAVCFLAGVALALVFLPFGTLPLLGGLVGGTAVSAVVASSYGSVRIRVVGDSLIAGEARIPVAALGDAEILDQEEARAWRTHKADTRAFMLLRSYIPTALRVQVTDPADPTPYLYLSTREPERLRAALETARASA
- a CDS encoding DUF4193 domain-containing protein, which codes for MATDYDTPRKTDDDVDSDSLEELKARRNDKSTSSVDVDEFEAAEGLELPGADLSNEELAVRVLPKQQDEFTCMSCFLVHHRSQLAREKNGQPICRDCD
- a CDS encoding sensor histidine kinase, with the protein product MATTPAPSTAPPKPTWDPRRTEPPFPWLRPTIRIRLTLLYGGMFLIAGIMLLSIIYLLAAQALNVGSELPFKIISGQVGSSTCNFPSAPSASELNTAMNACANQQRQHALDDLLSRSLLALLGLAIIAFAFGYAMAGRVLSPLGRITRTARAVAGSDLSRRIELDGPDDELKELADTFDDMLERLQRAFTAQQRFVGNASHELRTPLAINRTLLEVHLSDPGAPVELQQLGKTLLATNERSEQLVEGLLLLARSDNQIVERKPVDLAEVASQAVDQVNGEAEAKGVRIRGERAAAVVQGNGVLLERIALNLVQNAVRYNVPEGGWVEVTTVVQHGHAVLLVSNTGPVVPAYEIDNLFEPFRRLRTERTGSDKGVGLGLSIARSVARAHGGHIAAEPREGGGLVMRVTLPI
- a CDS encoding response regulator transcription factor produces the protein MRVLVVEDEQLLADAVATGLRREAMAVDVVYDGAAALERIGVNDYDVVVLDRDLPLVHGDDVCRRIVELGMPTRVLMLTASGDVSDRVEGLEIGADDYLPKPFAFSELTARVRALGRRTSVPLPPVLERAGIKLDPNRREVFRDGKEVQLAPKEFAVLEVLLRSEGAVVSAEQLLEKAWDENTDPFTNVVRVTVMTLRRKLGEPPVIVTVPGSGYRI